The Burkholderia ubonensis genome has a window encoding:
- a CDS encoding DUF2760 domain-containing protein: MPESNLSFFGRLSLAVGTFFSVLGNREFAAAVLRVRDGAAAPIAPAPVAPAPAAAPAPAPPPAPAKAPAPELREASPQAALQLLGLLQRDARFIDFVEEDIAGYADADIGAAARLVHDGCRAALREHFTIVPVRDEAEGSRVTLPAGFDATAVRVTGNVVGAAPFSGTVSHRGWRVSDVRLPKLTGSHDASVIAPAEVEL, from the coding sequence ATGCCCGAATCCAACCTGTCCTTCTTCGGCCGGCTGTCGCTTGCCGTCGGCACGTTCTTCTCCGTGCTCGGCAACCGCGAGTTCGCCGCCGCCGTGCTGCGCGTGCGCGACGGCGCCGCGGCACCGATCGCACCGGCACCGGTTGCGCCGGCACCGGCCGCGGCGCCCGCACCCGCACCTCCTCCCGCACCGGCCAAGGCGCCCGCGCCCGAGCTGCGCGAAGCGAGCCCGCAGGCCGCGCTGCAATTGCTCGGCCTGCTGCAGCGCGATGCGCGCTTCATCGACTTCGTCGAGGAAGACATCGCCGGCTACGCGGACGCCGACATCGGCGCGGCCGCGCGCCTCGTGCACGACGGCTGCCGCGCCGCGCTGCGCGAGCACTTCACGATCGTGCCGGTGCGCGACGAGGCCGAAGGCAGCCGCGTGACGCTGCCGGCCGGCTTCGACGCCACCGCGGTGCGCGTGACCGGCAACGTCGTCGGCGCGGCGCCGTTCAGCGGCACCGTCAGCCATCGCGGCTGGCGCGTTTCCGACGTGCGCCTGCCGAAGCTGACCGGCAGCCACGATGCATCCGTGATCGCCCCGGCGGAGGTGGAACTGTGA
- a CDS encoding Hsp70 family protein, producing MSDSRYSIGIDLGTTHCALSYVDTAACDGETIAQQVLPIAQLTAPGALESRDLLPSFLYLPHESELTQGDLTLPWTASRNFAVGEMARSRGAGTPIRLVSSAKSWLCHPGVDRRAAILPSDAPPEVARVSPLESSIRYLTHLREAWDHAHPDAPFADQDVTVTIPASFDPAARELTAEAARAAGYARMTLLEEPQAALYSWIQKSAGGWRKQVRVGDLILCVDVGGGTTDLSLIAVVERDGNLELHRVAVGEHILLGGDNMDLALAHVVARKLATQGTQADPWQLRALTYACRAAKETLLSDPSTDAVPLVVPSRGSKLIGGSIRTELTRAELTQTILEGFFPQVDAAARPISRARVGLTQLGLPYAQDAGITRHLAAFLGRQVAALDTLEGVERALPAGATFLHPTAVLFNGGVFKSSLLTQRVLDTLNSWLAAEGAAPARLLEGADLDLAVARGAAYYGYVKRGRGVRIRGGTARAYYVAIESAMPAVPGLEPPVQALCVAPFGMEEGTDAALPPQEFGLVVGEPVHFRFFGSSVRRQDQVGTLLDYWSPEELQELEEIQATLPADGRTVGEIVPVKLHARVTEAGTLELEAIPSGTDERWKVEFDVRGAA from the coding sequence GTGAGCGATTCCCGTTATTCGATCGGCATCGACCTCGGCACCACGCACTGCGCGCTGTCGTACGTCGACACGGCAGCGTGCGACGGCGAGACGATCGCGCAGCAGGTGCTGCCGATCGCGCAACTGACCGCGCCGGGCGCGCTCGAATCGCGCGACCTGCTGCCGTCGTTCCTCTACCTGCCGCATGAGAGCGAGCTGACGCAGGGCGACCTGACGCTGCCGTGGACCGCGTCGCGCAACTTCGCGGTCGGCGAGATGGCGCGCAGCCGCGGCGCCGGCACGCCGATCCGCCTCGTGTCGAGCGCGAAGAGCTGGCTGTGCCATCCGGGCGTCGACCGCCGCGCGGCGATCCTGCCGAGCGACGCGCCGCCCGAGGTGGCGCGCGTGTCGCCGCTCGAAAGCTCGATCCGCTACCTGACGCACCTGCGCGAAGCGTGGGACCACGCACATCCGGACGCGCCGTTCGCGGACCAGGACGTGACGGTCACGATTCCCGCGTCGTTCGACCCGGCCGCGCGCGAGCTGACGGCCGAGGCCGCACGGGCCGCCGGCTATGCGCGGATGACGCTGCTCGAGGAGCCGCAGGCGGCGCTCTACAGCTGGATCCAGAAGAGCGCGGGCGGCTGGCGCAAGCAGGTGCGGGTCGGCGACCTGATCCTGTGCGTCGACGTCGGCGGCGGCACGACCGACCTGTCGCTGATCGCGGTCGTCGAGCGCGACGGCAATCTCGAGCTGCACCGCGTCGCGGTCGGCGAGCACATCCTGCTCGGCGGCGACAACATGGACCTCGCGCTCGCGCACGTCGTCGCGCGCAAGCTCGCGACGCAGGGCACGCAGGCCGATCCGTGGCAGCTGCGCGCGCTCACGTATGCGTGCCGCGCCGCGAAGGAGACGCTGCTGTCCGACCCGTCCACCGACGCGGTGCCGCTCGTCGTGCCGAGCCGCGGCTCGAAGCTGATCGGCGGCTCGATCCGCACCGAGCTGACCCGCGCGGAACTCACGCAGACGATCCTCGAAGGCTTCTTCCCGCAGGTCGACGCGGCCGCGCGCCCGATCAGCCGCGCGCGCGTCGGCCTCACGCAGCTCGGCCTGCCGTATGCGCAGGACGCGGGCATCACGCGCCATCTCGCGGCGTTCCTCGGCCGCCAGGTCGCGGCGCTCGACACGCTCGAAGGCGTCGAGCGCGCACTGCCGGCAGGTGCGACGTTCCTGCACCCGACCGCGGTGCTGTTCAACGGCGGCGTGTTCAAGTCGTCGCTCCTCACGCAGCGCGTGCTCGATACGCTCAACAGCTGGCTCGCCGCCGAAGGCGCGGCGCCCGCGCGCCTGCTCGAAGGCGCGGATCTCGACCTCGCGGTCGCGCGCGGCGCCGCGTACTACGGCTACGTGAAGCGCGGCCGCGGCGTGCGGATTCGCGGCGGCACGGCGCGCGCGTACTACGTCGCGATCGAATCGGCGATGCCGGCGGTGCCGGGGCTCGAGCCGCCGGTGCAGGCGCTGTGCGTCGCGCCGTTCGGCATGGAGGAAGGCACCGACGCGGCGCTGCCGCCGCAGGAGTTCGGCCTCGTCGTCGGCGAGCCGGTGCATTTCCGCTTCTTCGGGTCGTCGGTGCGCCGCCAGGACCAGGTCGGCACGCTGCTCGACTACTGGTCGCCGGAGGAGCTGCAGGAACTCGAGGAGATCCAGGCGACGCTGCCGGCCGACGGCCGCACGGTCGGCGAGATCGTGCCCGTGAAGCTGCACGCGCGCGTGACCGAGGCCGGCACGCTCGAGCTCGAGGCGATCCCGAGCGGCACCGACGAGCGCTGGAAGGTCGAGTTCGACGTGCGCGGCGCCGCCTGA
- a CDS encoding Hsp70 family protein — protein MKRYTVGIDLGTSNTVVAYVENGSDAIRVFDVEQLVGPGEVGAQPLLPSVRYHPAAGELPADALRLPWQAVEAAGAVGAAGATGAAGAGGAHATNAAGAPPAVIGRYARALGAQVPGRLVASAKSWLSHASVDRLAPILPWGAADGVDKISPVDASASYLAHVRDAWDAHFPDAPLAEQDVILTVPASFDDGARALTVEAARLARLPALRLLEEPQAAFYDWLYRHRASLRDTLAGARRVLICDVGGGTTDLTLVDVALGGDGEPALTRIGVGNHLMLGGDNMDLALARLVETRLTEPGARLSAASLSQLVERCRAAKERLLGDDAPDAVTVTLLGAGSRLIGGARSAELTRQEVEQIVVDGFFPQVAADALPRRARSAIVEFGLPYASDAAVTRHVAAFLARHAEGPLPDTLLLNGGVFRAGALAGRLAQTLGAWRGQPLNVLQNTQPDIAVARGAVAYGLARAGHAPRIGGGSPRSYFLVLDDGGDAAAEARGVCLLPRGTEEGREIRLEDRTFALQLGAPVRFHLVSTVADTAYRPGDLVTLGDGDFVRLPPIATVIDRQAGGGARETPVKLTASLTEVGTLEMHCIATDDAAQRWRLEFQLRGDAATRGDVDMPLRHPQLDQAIELIDRSFGGRSADVTPKDTRRLRAQLEQLLGPRDEWDVALARELFDALLARARRRRRSADHERAWLNLAGYCVRPGFGHPLDAWRIEQLWPLFDDGIQYVNDGQVWSEWWTLWRRAAGGLDEDAQTQIRDAIAFLEPADGKRRKLPFDPAKVGPADMTRLSASLERLPVERKIELAERLTALLQKPSDCALGAWALGRVGARQPFYGSAHGVVPADVAGSLLDALFALDWKQVEPAAFAAAQIARMTGDRERDLPDDTRAAVIKRLSAANASAAWIDMVREAIAFDEADTARVFGESLPAGLKLLEG, from the coding sequence ATGAAGCGCTATACGGTCGGCATCGACCTCGGCACGAGCAATACGGTCGTCGCGTACGTCGAGAACGGCTCGGATGCGATCCGCGTGTTCGATGTCGAGCAACTCGTCGGCCCCGGCGAGGTCGGCGCGCAGCCGTTGCTGCCGTCGGTGCGCTATCACCCGGCGGCGGGCGAGTTGCCGGCGGACGCGCTGCGCTTGCCGTGGCAGGCCGTCGAGGCGGCCGGCGCAGTGGGTGCGGCGGGGGCGACGGGTGCGGCTGGCGCTGGCGGGGCACATGCGACGAACGCCGCCGGCGCGCCGCCGGCCGTGATCGGCCGCTATGCGCGTGCGCTCGGCGCGCAGGTGCCGGGCCGGCTCGTCGCCAGCGCGAAAAGCTGGCTGTCGCACGCGTCGGTCGACCGGCTCGCGCCGATCCTGCCGTGGGGCGCGGCCGACGGCGTCGACAAGATATCGCCGGTCGACGCGAGCGCCAGCTATCTCGCGCACGTGCGCGACGCGTGGGACGCGCATTTCCCCGATGCGCCGCTCGCCGAGCAGGACGTGATCCTCACGGTGCCCGCGTCGTTCGACGACGGCGCGCGCGCGCTGACGGTCGAGGCCGCACGTCTCGCAAGGCTGCCCGCGCTGCGCCTGCTCGAAGAGCCGCAGGCTGCGTTCTACGACTGGCTGTACCGCCACCGCGCGTCGCTGCGCGATACGCTCGCAGGCGCCCGGCGCGTGCTGATCTGCGACGTCGGCGGCGGCACGACCGACCTGACGCTGGTCGACGTCGCGCTCGGCGGCGACGGCGAGCCCGCGCTGACGCGGATCGGCGTCGGCAATCACCTGATGCTCGGCGGCGACAACATGGACCTCGCGCTCGCGCGGCTCGTCGAGACGCGCCTGACCGAGCCCGGCGCGCGGCTGTCGGCCGCGAGCCTGTCGCAGCTCGTCGAGCGCTGCCGCGCGGCCAAGGAGCGCCTGCTCGGCGACGATGCGCCCGATGCGGTCACGGTCACGCTGCTCGGCGCGGGCAGCCGCCTGATCGGCGGCGCGCGCTCGGCGGAGCTGACGCGGCAGGAGGTCGAGCAGATCGTCGTCGACGGCTTCTTCCCGCAGGTGGCGGCCGACGCGCTGCCGCGCCGCGCACGCAGCGCGATCGTCGAGTTCGGGCTGCCGTACGCGAGCGATGCGGCCGTCACGCGGCACGTCGCCGCGTTTCTCGCGCGGCACGCGGAAGGCCCGCTGCCCGACACGCTGCTGCTCAACGGCGGCGTGTTTCGCGCGGGCGCGCTCGCCGGCCGTCTCGCGCAGACGCTCGGCGCGTGGCGCGGCCAGCCGCTCAACGTGTTGCAGAACACGCAGCCGGACATCGCGGTTGCGCGCGGCGCGGTCGCGTACGGCCTCGCGCGCGCGGGGCACGCGCCGCGCATCGGCGGCGGCTCGCCGCGCAGCTATTTCCTCGTGCTCGACGACGGCGGCGATGCCGCCGCCGAAGCGCGCGGCGTATGCCTGCTGCCGCGCGGCACCGAAGAGGGCCGCGAAATCCGGCTGGAAGACCGCACGTTCGCGCTGCAGCTTGGGGCGCCGGTGCGTTTCCACCTCGTGTCGACGGTTGCTGATACGGCGTACCGTCCCGGCGATCTGGTGACGCTCGGCGACGGCGATTTCGTCCGGCTGCCGCCGATCGCGACGGTCATCGACCGGCAGGCGGGCGGCGGCGCACGCGAAACACCGGTGAAGCTCACGGCGTCGCTGACCGAAGTCGGCACGCTCGAAATGCACTGCATCGCGACGGATGACGCGGCGCAGCGCTGGCGCCTCGAATTCCAGTTGCGCGGCGACGCGGCGACTCGAGGCGACGTGGACATGCCCTTGCGGCATCCGCAACTCGATCAGGCGATCGAACTGATCGACCGCTCGTTCGGCGGCCGCTCGGCGGACGTCACGCCGAAGGACACGCGCCGGCTGCGCGCGCAGCTCGAGCAGCTGCTCGGCCCGCGCGACGAATGGGACGTCGCGCTCGCGCGCGAGCTGTTCGACGCGCTGCTCGCGCGGGCGCGCCGTCGGCGGCGCTCGGCCGATCACGAGCGCGCGTGGCTGAACCTCGCCGGCTATTGCGTGCGCCCGGGCTTTGGCCATCCGCTCGACGCGTGGCGCATCGAGCAGCTGTGGCCGCTGTTCGACGACGGCATCCAGTACGTGAACGACGGGCAGGTGTGGTCCGAATGGTGGACGCTGTGGCGGCGCGCGGCAGGCGGGCTCGACGAGGATGCGCAGACGCAGATCCGCGACGCGATTGCGTTTCTCGAACCGGCCGACGGCAAGCGGCGCAAGCTGCCGTTCGATCCGGCCAAGGTCGGGCCGGCCGACATGACGCGCTTGTCCGCGTCGCTCGAGCGGTTGCCGGTCGAGCGCAAGATCGAGCTTGCCGAGCGGCTGACCGCGCTGCTGCAGAAGCCGTCCGACTGCGCGCTCGGCGCGTGGGCGCTCGGCCGCGTCGGCGCGCGCCAGCCGTTCTACGGCAGCGCGCATGGCGTCGTGCCGGCCGACGTTGCAGGCAGCCTGCTCGACGCGCTGTTCGCGCTCGACTGGAAGCAGGTCGAGCCGGCCGCGTTCGCGGCCGCGCAGATCGCGCGGATGACGGGCGATCGCGAACGCGATCTGCCGGACGACACGCGTGCGGCGGTGATCAAGCGGCTGTCGGCGGCGAACGCGTCGGCCGCCTGGATCGACATGGTGCGCGAAGCGATCGCGTTCGATGAAGCGGACACGGCGCGCGTGTTCGGCGAGTCGTTGCCGGCGGGGTTGAAGCTGCTGGAGGGTTGA
- a CDS encoding peroxidase-related enzyme (This protein belongs to a clade of uncharacterized proteins related to peroxidases such as the alkylhydroperoxidase AhpD.), which translates to MTTVTSHGFTSDTLGWRAWLDTVPLERATAEQLDVLEASHPHATTSDYYLLLVHQPEILRQRSAVFNAIMYGPGGLSRAERELASTVVSRVNGCVYCASVHAQRFTQLAKRSDSIEQVFEDPSTAGTNARERAIVRYAIALTERPDTVDDSDIAALEAAGLAHDEILDLSHAIAIFAWANRLMLTLGEPVFPQATTNT; encoded by the coding sequence ATGACCACGGTCACCTCCCACGGCTTCACGTCCGACACGCTCGGCTGGCGTGCGTGGCTCGATACGGTGCCGCTCGAACGCGCCACCGCGGAGCAGCTCGACGTGCTCGAGGCGAGCCATCCGCACGCAACGACGTCCGACTATTACCTGCTGCTCGTGCATCAGCCCGAGATCCTGCGGCAACGCTCGGCCGTGTTCAACGCGATCATGTACGGCCCCGGCGGACTGTCGCGCGCGGAGCGGGAACTGGCGAGCACGGTGGTGTCGCGTGTGAATGGCTGCGTGTACTGCGCATCGGTCCATGCGCAACGCTTCACGCAGCTCGCGAAACGCAGCGATTCGATCGAGCAGGTATTTGAAGACCCATCGACGGCGGGGACGAACGCGCGCGAACGCGCGATCGTCCGCTATGCGATCGCGCTAACCGAGCGGCCCGACACGGTGGACGACAGCGACATCGCCGCGCTCGAGGCCGCGGGACTCGCTCATGACGAAATACTCGACCTGTCGCATGCGATCGCGATCTTCGCGTGGGCGAACCGCTTGATGCTGACGCTCGGCGAACCGGTGTTTCCGCAGGCCACGACGAACACTTGA
- a CDS encoding CMD domain-containing protein, protein MIDTQPPAAAPDTIDAVAGLRDDSPVAALRRAREKVLRHTQLSEAALFDAALPDLSLIERLHAARYVAQRSSAHALAATYHARLIEAGGTPDDIARADADAFDALPRRLGALLAHARRLTLSPVDAHASDLAALKSAGFTTAAIVALSQLVAFVAYQLRVAAAASALHTRVAREAA, encoded by the coding sequence ATGATTGATACCCAACCGCCGGCCGCCGCGCCGGATACGATCGACGCGGTCGCCGGGCTGCGCGACGACAGTCCGGTCGCCGCACTGCGCCGCGCGCGCGAGAAGGTGCTGCGCCATACGCAGTTGAGCGAAGCCGCGCTGTTCGATGCCGCGCTGCCCGATCTTTCGCTCATCGAGCGTCTGCATGCGGCGCGCTACGTCGCGCAGCGATCGAGTGCGCACGCACTCGCCGCGACCTACCACGCGCGGCTGATCGAGGCGGGCGGCACGCCGGACGACATCGCGCGCGCCGACGCCGACGCATTCGATGCGCTGCCGCGCCGTCTGGGTGCGCTGCTCGCGCATGCGCGGCGCCTGACGCTGTCGCCCGTCGACGCACACGCGTCCGATCTCGCCGCACTGAAGTCGGCGGGATTCACGACGGCGGCAATCGTTGCGTTGTCGCAGCTCGTCGCGTTCGTCGCGTATCAGCTGCGCGTCGCGGCGGCGGCCAGCGCGTTGCACACGCGCGTCGCGCGGGAGGCCGCATGA
- a CDS encoding NAD(P)-binding domain-containing protein, whose protein sequence is MTATPDTLAALEARVAQDLRWLDLPPPSWVPPREVDGARVLDVAIVGGGMAGLAASAELRLLGIDNQCVIDRAPAGYEGPWVTFARMETLRSPKQLAGPALGLPALTFRAWFEACHGRDAWDALYKIPRTQWMDYLRWYRRVLDLSVHNDTTLVALRPRDDGLLALDLQASGATRTVLARHVVLATGRDGLGGPYVPPVAQRVPRTRWAHSSEPIDFAALAGKRVGVVGAGASAFDNAGTALEAGAARVDLLFRRADIPRINKLTGIGSPGLVHGFAALDDATKWRFMHYALTSQTPPPRESVLRVSRHPHAYFHAASPIETLVDAHDGLQVVTPRGRYTVDFLIFATGFHSDWTTRTEFASFGPHVRRWKDRYQPPPGTWLDELAESPDLGPAFAFQERERGACPAVTRIHCFNNAASLSHGKLSGDIPAISAGAGRLARGIASRLFDDDRDRHYDALVAFANAELHGDEWRDADAWTAPSTTPVTTGTHHDD, encoded by the coding sequence ATGACGGCGACGCCCGACACACTCGCGGCACTGGAAGCACGTGTCGCGCAGGACCTGCGCTGGCTCGACCTGCCCCCGCCGTCGTGGGTGCCGCCGCGCGAGGTCGACGGTGCGCGCGTACTCGACGTCGCGATCGTCGGCGGCGGCATGGCAGGGCTCGCGGCGTCGGCCGAGCTGCGTCTGCTCGGCATCGACAACCAATGCGTGATCGACCGCGCGCCGGCCGGCTATGAAGGCCCGTGGGTCACCTTCGCGCGGATGGAGACGTTGCGCTCGCCAAAGCAGCTCGCCGGCCCCGCGCTCGGGCTCCCCGCACTGACCTTTCGCGCGTGGTTCGAAGCCTGCCACGGCCGCGACGCATGGGATGCGCTCTACAAGATCCCGCGCACGCAGTGGATGGACTATCTGCGCTGGTACCGCCGCGTGCTCGACCTGTCGGTGCACAACGACACCACGCTCGTCGCACTGCGCCCGCGTGACGACGGCCTGCTTGCGCTCGACTTGCAAGCGAGCGGCGCAACGCGGACGGTGCTCGCGCGTCACGTCGTACTGGCGACCGGCCGCGACGGACTCGGCGGCCCGTACGTTCCGCCCGTCGCGCAACGCGTGCCGCGCACGCGCTGGGCGCATTCGTCCGAGCCGATCGATTTCGCGGCGCTCGCCGGCAAGCGCGTCGGCGTGGTGGGCGCGGGCGCGTCCGCGTTCGACAATGCCGGTACCGCACTCGAGGCAGGCGCCGCTCGCGTCGACCTGCTGTTCCGTCGCGCGGACATTCCGCGCATCAACAAGCTGACCGGCATCGGCAGCCCGGGCCTCGTGCATGGCTTCGCCGCGCTCGACGACGCGACGAAGTGGCGCTTCATGCACTATGCGCTGACGTCGCAGACACCGCCGCCGCGCGAGAGCGTGCTGCGCGTGTCGCGGCACCCGCACGCGTACTTCCATGCGGCCAGCCCGATCGAAACGCTGGTCGACGCTCATGACGGGCTGCAGGTCGTCACGCCGCGCGGTCGCTACACGGTCGATTTCCTGATCTTCGCGACGGGCTTCCATTCCGATTGGACCACGCGCACGGAATTCGCATCGTTCGGGCCGCATGTGCGGCGCTGGAAGGATCGCTACCAACCGCCGCCCGGCACCTGGCTCGACGAACTCGCCGAGTCGCCCGATCTCGGTCCCGCGTTCGCGTTCCAGGAACGCGAGCGCGGCGCATGCCCAGCCGTCACGCGCATCCACTGCTTCAACAATGCGGCGAGTCTGAGCCACGGCAAGCTGTCCGGCGACATCCCCGCGATCAGCGCGGGCGCGGGACGGCTCGCGCGCGGCATCGCGAGCCGGCTGTTCGACGACGATCGCGACCGCCACTACGACGCGCTCGTCGCGTTCGCCAACGCGGAGCTGCATGGCGACGAATGGCGCGACGCCGACGCGTGGACGGCGCCTTCCACGACACCCGTGACCACCGGAACCCACCACGATGATTGA
- a CDS encoding LysR family transcriptional regulator: MELHQLEAFSAVMSAGSVTGAGELLGRSQPAVTRQIQELEADLGYALFDRHGPRVTPTRRAFLLYDEVERSLVGLRAIEARARALGDETAEPVRIAATPSLAAALVPAALAALPDGAHAPHYQLRSESAEHVVHEVLAGTADIGVVTLPIAHAGLDVHWIAQARCVAVLAAADPLATKPRITLRDLARRRIVTVANRHRLRQRIDAALAAARVDVRVFVETNASLNAVMAARAALGIAIVDPATGVALPVEGVVVRPLDADIPFAFGVATPAGKPRTAAVDALLDALQRTTRTLLDGVIFHDASVHDAWMRGDRPRTDGDARPARATRPTRSTRTAHARGARKEAA, translated from the coding sequence ATGGAGTTGCATCAACTCGAAGCATTTTCGGCGGTCATGTCGGCCGGCAGCGTCACCGGCGCGGGCGAACTGCTCGGCCGTTCGCAGCCGGCCGTCACGCGGCAGATCCAGGAGCTCGAAGCCGATCTCGGCTATGCGCTGTTCGACCGGCACGGCCCCCGCGTCACGCCGACGCGCCGCGCGTTCCTGCTCTACGACGAAGTCGAGCGTTCGCTCGTCGGCCTGCGCGCGATCGAAGCGCGGGCACGCGCACTCGGCGACGAAACGGCCGAGCCCGTGCGCATCGCGGCCACGCCTTCGCTCGCGGCCGCGCTCGTGCCGGCCGCGCTCGCCGCGCTGCCCGACGGCGCGCACGCGCCGCATTACCAGCTGCGCAGCGAATCGGCCGAACACGTCGTGCACGAAGTGCTGGCAGGCACCGCCGATATCGGCGTCGTCACGTTGCCGATCGCGCATGCCGGGCTCGACGTGCACTGGATCGCGCAAGCCCGTTGCGTCGCCGTGCTGGCCGCGGCCGATCCGCTCGCGACCAAGCCGCGTATCACACTGCGCGATCTCGCGCGGCGCCGCATCGTGACGGTCGCGAACCGGCACCGGCTGCGCCAGCGCATCGATGCGGCGTTGGCCGCAGCACGTGTCGACGTCCGTGTATTCGTCGAGACCAACGCATCGCTGAATGCCGTGATGGCCGCGCGCGCCGCGCTCGGGATCGCGATCGTCGATCCGGCAACGGGCGTCGCACTGCCGGTCGAAGGCGTCGTCGTACGCCCGCTCGATGCGGACATACCGTTTGCGTTCGGCGTCGCGACGCCGGCCGGCAAGCCGCGCACGGCCGCCGTCGACGCGCTGCTCGACGCGCTGCAGCGCACGACGCGCACACTCCTCGACGGCGTGATCTTTCACGATGCATCTGTGCACGACGCGTGGATGCGCGGCGACCGGCCGCGCACCGACGGCGACGCGCGCCCGGCTCGCGCGACGCGCCCTACCCGATCGACCCGAACCGCGCACGCGCGCGGCGCCCGCAAGGAGGCCGCATGA